CTGCTTTGACCTCTACCCAACGAAGCACATTTAGAGGTACAAATTCTGTACGAATTTCAGTTTCTTCAACTTCTACCAAAACGCAGCCTTTGTTGCCGGGTTCTCTAATATGCCGCCCCTGGGTGCAGCCGGCATAGACAATGTGCGGTTGTTCCCGAAGCACACCATACTTGTGCACATGGCCGAGTGCCCAGTAATCATAGCCCTTTGCTGCAAGCTCGTCCAGTGTGCACGGAGCGTACGGCAGGTGACCTTCGGCACCGGATATCAAACAGTGCAGAATGCCGATGTTAAGCATGTCAGGAACCGGATCCGGATAAGCTGCCGCCAGATTCTCGTATACATCCCGATTTGCATAGCTTTGGCCGTGGATGGCAACGCCCAGATCCTCAAGCTGCCAGGTCTCCGGCTTGCGCGCACTGAAAATTTTAACGTTCTGCGGCATAGGTATGGTCTTGGTCATGGTGTTGGCCGCATCATGATTGCCGCGTATTACAGCAACACGGATTCCGGCCTCTCCAAGATTACGCATATGATTTGCAAAGTACAATCCTGTGTTAAAGTCCTGCCAGTCACCATCGTAGAGGTCGCCGGCGACAAGAACAAAGTTTACCTTTTCTTCCAAAGCAAAATTGACCAAGTTGTCTAACGCCTGCCGAGTGGCCCCCCTGATTTCTTCAATTGGGGGCGCACCTTCATAGTAAGATAAACCTCGCAGAGGAGAATCCAGATGAATATCAGCAGCATGTAAGAAGGTCAGCATGAAACCTCCAGCAAAAGACAAGGGTTGAAAGGTTAAAAAGTTAAATTGTATTCCCGTCCCGCAAATCCATTAAACTAGCCTTAGAAAAATTGTTTTTACGGTATGTCAATATCTCGTTCGATCATAATCTTTCTAATATGTTACAGTTACTTTGATTCGTATTCGGCCTGATCTTCACGGAGTTCGATTTGATCAGCAGGTATTTTTACCACTTTCCCATCCCGCCAGATAACTATAGAATCACCAGAACGTTTGTGATCTGCAATTGCATCGGCAACAGCCTTTTTCAACGCTTGTTCAGCACGGATTCCAATAGGGATGTCCTTTAAATTCATTTTTTTCATCTTTACTCCGTATGTTGAACAATCAGTTCAAACAATTTGTCATCAAAAATTTTAAGCTTGCCTGATTCTTCAAAAACAATCATTGAAGGCAAATCTCCAGAATTATCGAAAACAGCCCAGTAATCCAGTAAGGGCTTATAAATATTAAAAAGATTGTATATTCCTTTATTAAAACGGCGCTGTACAATATTTTCCGGGATATTGTGACCGCCCCTTCTCACCCGACCAGCTATACGTTCAAGGGCAATCTCAATAGAGCGAATCCATAAAAAAAACAGATGGATCTTATACCCTTTAGAGTTCAAATCTTGTAAAAAATGCACGTAAGCTTTTCCCGACAACGTGGTTTCAATAGCAAAATCGACCCGGCTTTCAGCCAGTGAATTCATTTTTTCCAGCATGAGCCTGCCCGCCTTTATTGCCGCTCGTTCAGGTTTAAAGGGTGAAAGACCACTGGCAATCAAATCCGCATTAATAAATTCAAAACAATCTGCATAATTCGGCAAAAATTCTTTTGCAAAGGTTGTTTTACCGGCCCCGTTTGGTCCGCCTATAATGTAAAGATTTGGTCTTGCGTCTTGATTCATTTTTCAATAAATTCGGACAACAGCAACCATCGAAAAAGCGTTCCCGGCCTCCGGGCAAACAGCTTATGCACTGCAATAATCGGCCGGTAATTTTGCTGAATCTGCTTTTCCCGAAGCGCCAGATTGGCAATAAACGGTATGTCAAAATCGAGCCCGATCATAACTTTTTGCTTTTATTAGAAATTCTTTCATTCATCTACATCACCCTATCGTTTCTACAAAATACGCTTCATCCCAGATTTCGGCATTACCACCGAGATTATCTCTTATCAGGGGAAATTTTTCCAGGATAACATTGTTGGAAAATCGTTTAATTCTGTGGATGATTTCCTCTACCGCAAGCTCCCCATCCGACTCCATGTATAAATGAATATGATCCGGTGCCAGATAGAGCAGGCTCACAAATCCTCCAACCTTCTCACTGGTAACCAAAACGGCATTGTAATTATTGACAAATTATCTCTTTCAAAAAAAAATCAATGCAGGACTTAGGTAATATACATTGTATCCACCCTATCCTGACGTTTTAGAAATTCAACTTGTTCATCTATCGTCAAAAACCTGGAAAGATCCAACTCCTCAAATTCATTGGGTCCGGTATTTGTTTTTCTCATAACGTTTTGAACAATTTCATCCAATTGTTCTTTTGAAATTTTGGGAACTCGGGTAATAGCGCTTTTTTGGGGGACGCCATTTTCGATTTTGAAGTTATAGCTGACCATTTCCAACATGCCATTGGTCTTTTCCTTTGCCAAAATGCGGTATTCAAAATGATAATGACGCCCGGCCACGGGACGAAAATAGTAGAATTTATACAGTCGTTCACCCTGTTTTATTCGCATCAAAAAGTGATCCTGTTCAGGGATTGATTTTTTTGGCATCATATTTTTATGTTGCTTCTTCATATCTATGAGCGCCTTTGACTAAACTTCATTCCCCAGGGGTATGTTGAAAATCCATTAGGTTCCTGTTTACAACTGCATTCCTGCTACTTTTAGGGCGAACCTTTTGAAAGAGTCTGATCGTCTGATTCTGCTAAAATCTGCAATTTCTCTGGCAATCAAAAGTGCATGCAGGTAATCCACATAGCGTCGACGGGGTCCGAGTTCCTGAGTGAAGATTCTGGTTAGCCTTTTTTTGGGGTTTCTGATGCTGTCGGGAGTTGAAAACTTTGAAATTCGGCTGACAGAGTGAGGCTGCTTTAACAGTTGAAGCATGGCGGTAACTGCCCGGTTATCCGCAAGCAGCCATGCCTCCAGTTCCTCCCGTATACACACCAGAAAAATTTTATCCAGATCGACATTTTCAGCTCGCAAAGACTGGAAAATGGCCTGGCGGTCCTCATGCCGGCAGGGTTTCATGCCTTTTTCACGCCAGGCCGGATAAAGATCCCATACCACGATAACTTTTTCGCACTCATCCAATAGGGCTTTAGCAACGGCCCCGCAATCTTCAACCAGGTTTTTCTTGTTATCGAGCGTGCTGGGGACAAATTCGATGGACGGATCAAGTTTGTGAACCAAATGGCGACAGACCTGAACATCCGGTCCTTCCGGGCCGCATTCGAAAATAAAACCGATCTTCATATTTTCAGTTCCGCTTCAGCTTTCCCATGGTGTACAGTTTTCCCGGCGAGAATTTTTGAGCCCACTCTTCCAGTGACCTTTGAGAAGCCGGCCGCGTAAATACAGGCGAGCCGGAGGCATCTCTCTCAACAACAACAATCTGAGAGAGCTTTAGTAAATCGAGCAAATAGGGAGAGTGGGTCGTAACAACAACCTGCCCAAGACCAGATTCGACAAAATGCCGGATTTCGTCCACCAGCATGTGAACGGTTCGCGGATCGAGCCCGTTTTCGATTTCTTCAATAATAATAACCCCTGGGGGCGTTGGATGATGCAATAATGCTAAAAGAGCTAAAATTCTGAGGGTTCCGGTCGAAAGAAGCCAGCCCGGCAATTTGTCTGCTATATTTTCTTCAGACATGCTCAGGTAAACTTTGCGGTCAAGTTCGGATGTAATTGCCGGTTGAAGATCTTCCGCAAAAGGCAAAACACCTTTAAGGGCTTCAATAATGCCGTTAAAAGCCTGAAGATCCTGGTCGCGGATGGTTTGAAGGTATTCGGCAATATTGGAGCCGGTGTGATTCAATTTTATTGCTCCGGAGGCCCGCTTTTGCGGCATTGGTTCGGTCATTAAATAAGGATCAAGCCTCAAAAACTGCCAGTCGCTTGCAAACGTTTTCAGTTTGGGATCTGTGATTTCACCTTTTGAGATAAATTTGTGCATCGACGTTAATTCACCG
This is a stretch of genomic DNA from Candidatus Desulfatibia profunda. It encodes these proteins:
- a CDS encoding transposase, translating into MSLLYLAPDHIHLYMESDGELAVEEIIHRIKRFSNNVILEKFPLIRDNLGGNAEIWDEAYFVETIG
- a CDS encoding DNA repair exonuclease; this translates as MLTFLHAADIHLDSPLRGLSYYEGAPPIEEIRGATRQALDNLVNFALEEKVNFVLVAGDLYDGDWQDFNTGLYFANHMRNLGEAGIRVAVIRGNHDAANTMTKTIPMPQNVKIFSARKPETWQLEDLGVAIHGQSYANRDVYENLAAAYPDPVPDMLNIGILHCLISGAEGHLPYAPCTLDELAAKGYDYWALGHVHKYGVLREQPHIVYAGCTQGRHIREPGNKGCVLVEVEETEIRTEFVPLNVLRWVEVKADVGNAQNIEQAAVAFGEALSRKMSDPDGLNACVRAVLTGRCPAHGRLCSDPEAVAANVRAVASEVSQGKVWIEKVQLQTRPTIDFDGIAGSDTPQGELLRYLKELAGNPQAFEELGLDLTALKSKLSGSGVELKENEVVGLFSDVGDILLTMLEDEEGL
- a CDS encoding AAA family ATPase is translated as MKPNLSLASFCLKNFKAVQHSKTIRFTPLTVFIGNNGSGKSSIVEALETFQAIVLSGLDEAMIPWYGFEYIWNKAKEHKAIKDKVSNPMTFTFHGKAEDEKLKFHLEVVADSTFNRIYFQDYKAAYNSGELTSMHKFISKGEITDPKLKTFASDWQFLRLDPYLMTEPMPQKRASGAIKLNHTGSNIAEYLQTIRDQDLQAFNGIIEALKGVLPFAEDLQPAITSELDRKVYLSMSEENIADKLPGWLLSTGTLRILALLALLHHPTPPGVIIIEEIENGLDPRTVHMLVDEIRHFVESGLGQVVVTTHSPYLLDLLKLSQIVVVERDASGSPVFTRPASQRSLEEWAQKFSPGKLYTMGKLKRN
- a CDS encoding DUF4276 family protein; this translates as MKIGFIFECGPEGPDVQVCRHLVHKLDPSIEFVPSTLDNKKNLVEDCGAVAKALLDECEKVIVVWDLYPAWREKGMKPCRHEDRQAIFQSLRAENVDLDKIFLVCIREELEAWLLADNRAVTAMLQLLKQPHSVSRISKFSTPDSIRNPKKRLTRIFTQELGPRRRYVDYLHALLIAREIADFSRIRRSDSFKRFALKVAGMQL
- a CDS encoding zeta toxin family protein, with product MNQDARPNLYIIGGPNGAGKTTFAKEFLPNYADCFEFINADLIASGLSPFKPERAAIKAGRLMLEKMNSLAESRVDFAIETTLSGKAYVHFLQDLNSKGYKIHLFFLWIRSIEIALERIAGRVRRGGHNIPENIVQRRFNKGIYNLFNIYKPLLDYWAVFDNSGDLPSMIVFEESGKLKIFDDKLFELIVQHTE